A section of the Symphalangus syndactylus isolate Jambi chromosome 19, NHGRI_mSymSyn1-v2.1_pri, whole genome shotgun sequence genome encodes:
- the SH3BP5L gene encoding SH3 domain-binding protein 5-like isoform X1 codes for MAELRQVPGGRETPQGELRPEVVEDEVPRSPVAEEPGGGGSSSSEAKLSPREEEELDPRIQEELEHLNQASEEINQVELQLDEARTTYRRILQESARKLNTQGSHLGSCIEKARPYYEARRLAKEAQQETQKAALRYERAVSMHNAAREMVFVAEQGVMADKNRLDPTWQEMLNHATCKVNEAEEERLRGEREHQRVTRLCQQAEARVQALQKTLRRAIGKSRPYFELKAQFSQILEVAEWEHKAKVTELEQQVAQAKTRYSVALRNLEQISEQIHARRRGGLPPHPLGPRRSSPVGAEAGPEDIEDGDSGIEGAEGAGLEEGSSLGPGPAPDTDTLSLLSLRTVASDLQKCDSVEHLRGLSDHVSLDGQELGTRSGGRRGSDGGVRGGRHQRSVSL; via the exons ATGGCTGAGCTCAGACAGGTTCCAGGAGGGCGGGAGACCCCACAGGGGGAGCTGCGGCCTGAAGTTGTAGAGGATGAAGTCCCTAGGAGCCCAGTTGCAGAAGAGCCTGGAGGAGGTGGAAGCAGCAGCAGTGAGGCCAAATTGTCCCCAAGAGAGGAGGAAGAACTGGATCCTAGAATACAG GAGGAGTTGGAGCACCTGAACCAGGCCAGCGAGGAGATCAACCAGGTGGAACTACAGCTGGAT GAGGCCAGGACCACCTATCGGAGGATCCTTCAGGAGTCGGCGAGGAAACTGAATACACAGGGTTCCCACCTGGGGAGCTGCATCGAGAAAGCCCGGCCCTACTACGAGGCTCGGCGGCTGGCTAAGGAG GCTCAGCAGGAGACACAGAAGGCAGCGCTGCGGTACGAGCGGGCCGTAAGCATGCACAACGCTGCTCGGGAAATGGTGTTTGTGGCTGAGCAGGGCGTCATGGCTGACAAGAACCGACTGGACCCCACGTGGCAGGAGATGCTGAACCATGCTACCTGCAAG GTGAATGAGGCGGAGGAAGAGCGGCTTCGAGGTGAGCGGGAGCACCAGCGAGTGACTCGGCTGTGCCAACAGGCTGAGGCTCGGGTCCAAGCCCTGCAGAAGACCCTCCGGAGGGCCATCGGCAAGAGCCGCCCCTACTTTGAGCTCAAGGCCCAGTTCAGCCAGATCCTGGAGGTAGCTGAGTGG GAGCACAAGGCCAAGGTGACAGAACTGGAGCAGCAGGTAGCTCAGGCCAAGACACGCTACTCCGTGGCCCTTCGCAACCTGGAGCAGATCAGCGAGCAGATTCACGCGCGGCGCCGCGGGGGTCTGCCTCCTCACCCCCTGGGCCCTCGGCGCTCCTCCCCTGTGGGGGCCGAAGCAGGACCTGAGGACATAGAGGACGGAGACAGTGGGATTGAGGGGGCCGAGGGTGCGGGGCTGGAGGAGGGCAGCAGCCTGgggcccggccccgcccccgacACCGACACCCTGAGTCTGCTGAGCCTGCGCACGGTGGCTTCAGACCTGCAGAAATGCGACTCCGTGGAGCACCTGCGAGGCCTCTCGGACCACGTCAGTCTGGACGGCCAAGAGCTGGGAACCCGGAGTGGAGGGCGCCGGGGCAGCGACGGCGGAGTCCGTGGGGGTCGGCACCAGCGCAGCGTCAGCCTGTAG
- the SH3BP5L gene encoding SH3 domain-binding protein 5-like isoform X3, with amino-acid sequence MKPTLLAQQETQKAALRYERAVSMHNAAREMVFVAEQGVMADKNRLDPTWQEMLNHATCKVNEAEEERLRGEREHQRVTRLCQQAEARVQALQKTLRRAIGKSRPYFELKAQFSQILEEHKAKVTELEQQVAQAKTRYSVALRNLEQISEQIHARRRGGLPPHPLGPRRSSPVGAEAGPEDIEDGDSGIEGAEGAGLEEGSSLGPGPAPDTDTLSLLSLRTVASDLQKCDSVEHLRGLSDHVSLDGQELGTRSGGRRGSDGGVRGGRHQRSVSL; translated from the exons ATGAAGCCGACATTGCTA GCTCAGCAGGAGACACAGAAGGCAGCGCTGCGGTACGAGCGGGCCGTAAGCATGCACAACGCTGCTCGGGAAATGGTGTTTGTGGCTGAGCAGGGCGTCATGGCTGACAAGAACCGACTGGACCCCACGTGGCAGGAGATGCTGAACCATGCTACCTGCAAG GTGAATGAGGCGGAGGAAGAGCGGCTTCGAGGTGAGCGGGAGCACCAGCGAGTGACTCGGCTGTGCCAACAGGCTGAGGCTCGGGTCCAAGCCCTGCAGAAGACCCTCCGGAGGGCCATCGGCAAGAGCCGCCCCTACTTTGAGCTCAAGGCCCAGTTCAGCCAGATCCTGGAG GAGCACAAGGCCAAGGTGACAGAACTGGAGCAGCAGGTAGCTCAGGCCAAGACACGCTACTCCGTGGCCCTTCGCAACCTGGAGCAGATCAGCGAGCAGATTCACGCGCGGCGCCGCGGGGGTCTGCCTCCTCACCCCCTGGGCCCTCGGCGCTCCTCCCCTGTGGGGGCCGAAGCAGGACCTGAGGACATAGAGGACGGAGACAGTGGGATTGAGGGGGCCGAGGGTGCGGGGCTGGAGGAGGGCAGCAGCCTGgggcccggccccgcccccgacACCGACACCCTGAGTCTGCTGAGCCTGCGCACGGTGGCTTCAGACCTGCAGAAATGCGACTCCGTGGAGCACCTGCGAGGCCTCTCGGACCACGTCAGTCTGGACGGCCAAGAGCTGGGAACCCGGAGTGGAGGGCGCCGGGGCAGCGACGGCGGAGTCCGTGGGGGTCGGCACCAGCGCAGCGTCAGCCTGTAG
- the SH3BP5L gene encoding SH3 domain-binding protein 5-like isoform X4, giving the protein MGPGSVMCPLGQVNEAEEERLRGEREHQRVTRLCQQAEARVQALQKTLRRAIGKSRPYFELKAQFSQILEEHKAKVTELEQQVAQAKTRYSVALRNLEQISEQIHARRRGGLPPHPLGPRRSSPVGAEAGPEDIEDGDSGIEGAEGAGLEEGSSLGPGPAPDTDTLSLLSLRTVASDLQKCDSVEHLRGLSDHVSLDGQELGTRSGGRRGSDGGVRGGRHQRSVSL; this is encoded by the exons ATGGGTCCTGGCTCAGTGATGTGTCCTCTGGGCCAGGTGAATGAGGCGGAGGAAGAGCGGCTTCGAGGTGAGCGGGAGCACCAGCGAGTGACTCGGCTGTGCCAACAGGCTGAGGCTCGGGTCCAAGCCCTGCAGAAGACCCTCCGGAGGGCCATCGGCAAGAGCCGCCCCTACTTTGAGCTCAAGGCCCAGTTCAGCCAGATCCTGGAG GAGCACAAGGCCAAGGTGACAGAACTGGAGCAGCAGGTAGCTCAGGCCAAGACACGCTACTCCGTGGCCCTTCGCAACCTGGAGCAGATCAGCGAGCAGATTCACGCGCGGCGCCGCGGGGGTCTGCCTCCTCACCCCCTGGGCCCTCGGCGCTCCTCCCCTGTGGGGGCCGAAGCAGGACCTGAGGACATAGAGGACGGAGACAGTGGGATTGAGGGGGCCGAGGGTGCGGGGCTGGAGGAGGGCAGCAGCCTGgggcccggccccgcccccgacACCGACACCCTGAGTCTGCTGAGCCTGCGCACGGTGGCTTCAGACCTGCAGAAATGCGACTCCGTGGAGCACCTGCGAGGCCTCTCGGACCACGTCAGTCTGGACGGCCAAGAGCTGGGAACCCGGAGTGGAGGGCGCCGGGGCAGCGACGGCGGAGTCCGTGGGGGTCGGCACCAGCGCAGCGTCAGCCTGTAG
- the SH3BP5L gene encoding SH3 domain-binding protein 5-like isoform X2 has translation MAELRQVPGGRETPQGELRPEVVEDEVPRSPVAEEPGGGGSSSSEAKLSPREEEELDPRIQEELEHLNQASEEINQVELQLDEARTTYRRILQESARKLNTQGSHLGSCIEKARPYYEARRLAKEAQQETQKAALRYERAVSMHNAAREMVFVAEQGVMADKNRLDPTWQEMLNHATCKVNEAEEERLRGEREHQRVTRLCQQAEARVQALQKTLRRAIGKSRPYFELKAQFSQILEEHKAKVTELEQQVAQAKTRYSVALRNLEQISEQIHARRRGGLPPHPLGPRRSSPVGAEAGPEDIEDGDSGIEGAEGAGLEEGSSLGPGPAPDTDTLSLLSLRTVASDLQKCDSVEHLRGLSDHVSLDGQELGTRSGGRRGSDGGVRGGRHQRSVSL, from the exons ATGGCTGAGCTCAGACAGGTTCCAGGAGGGCGGGAGACCCCACAGGGGGAGCTGCGGCCTGAAGTTGTAGAGGATGAAGTCCCTAGGAGCCCAGTTGCAGAAGAGCCTGGAGGAGGTGGAAGCAGCAGCAGTGAGGCCAAATTGTCCCCAAGAGAGGAGGAAGAACTGGATCCTAGAATACAG GAGGAGTTGGAGCACCTGAACCAGGCCAGCGAGGAGATCAACCAGGTGGAACTACAGCTGGAT GAGGCCAGGACCACCTATCGGAGGATCCTTCAGGAGTCGGCGAGGAAACTGAATACACAGGGTTCCCACCTGGGGAGCTGCATCGAGAAAGCCCGGCCCTACTACGAGGCTCGGCGGCTGGCTAAGGAG GCTCAGCAGGAGACACAGAAGGCAGCGCTGCGGTACGAGCGGGCCGTAAGCATGCACAACGCTGCTCGGGAAATGGTGTTTGTGGCTGAGCAGGGCGTCATGGCTGACAAGAACCGACTGGACCCCACGTGGCAGGAGATGCTGAACCATGCTACCTGCAAG GTGAATGAGGCGGAGGAAGAGCGGCTTCGAGGTGAGCGGGAGCACCAGCGAGTGACTCGGCTGTGCCAACAGGCTGAGGCTCGGGTCCAAGCCCTGCAGAAGACCCTCCGGAGGGCCATCGGCAAGAGCCGCCCCTACTTTGAGCTCAAGGCCCAGTTCAGCCAGATCCTGGAG GAGCACAAGGCCAAGGTGACAGAACTGGAGCAGCAGGTAGCTCAGGCCAAGACACGCTACTCCGTGGCCCTTCGCAACCTGGAGCAGATCAGCGAGCAGATTCACGCGCGGCGCCGCGGGGGTCTGCCTCCTCACCCCCTGGGCCCTCGGCGCTCCTCCCCTGTGGGGGCCGAAGCAGGACCTGAGGACATAGAGGACGGAGACAGTGGGATTGAGGGGGCCGAGGGTGCGGGGCTGGAGGAGGGCAGCAGCCTGgggcccggccccgcccccgacACCGACACCCTGAGTCTGCTGAGCCTGCGCACGGTGGCTTCAGACCTGCAGAAATGCGACTCCGTGGAGCACCTGCGAGGCCTCTCGGACCACGTCAGTCTGGACGGCCAAGAGCTGGGAACCCGGAGTGGAGGGCGCCGGGGCAGCGACGGCGGAGTCCGTGGGGGTCGGCACCAGCGCAGCGTCAGCCTGTAG